A DNA window from Elephas maximus indicus isolate mEleMax1 chromosome 17, mEleMax1 primary haplotype, whole genome shotgun sequence contains the following coding sequences:
- the SPR gene encoding sepiapterin reductase has product MEGGNRKAEFLGRAVCVLTGASRGFGRALAPLLASLLSPGSVLVLTARNDEALRQLEAELGAGRPGLRVVRAPADLGTEAGLQHLLGALRELPKPEGLQRLLLINNAATLGDVSKSFVDLADPAEVNNYWALNLTSTLCLTSSILKAFPQSPGLSRTVVNISSICALQPFKGWALYCAGKAARNVMFQVLAAEEPTVRVLSYAPGPLDTDMQQLARETSVDPELRQSLQALKTKGQLVDCGMSAQKLLSLLQKDTFKSGDHIDFYDK; this is encoded by the exons ATGGAGGGTGGCAACCGCAAGGCGGAGTTCCTGGGGCGCGCCGTGTGCGTGCTGACCGGGGCCTCCCGCGGCTTCGGCCGGGCGCTGGCACCGCTCTTGGCCTCTCTGCTCTCGCCCGGCTCCGTGCTGGTCCTAACCGCCCGCAACGACGAGGCGCTGCGGCAGCTGGAGGCGGAGTTGGGCGCCGGGCGGCCTGGCCTGCGCGTGGTCCGGGCGCCCGCCGACCTGGGCACCGAGGCCGGCCTGCAGCATCTGCTTGGTGCCCTACGCGAGCTGCCCAAGCCTGAGGGACTGCAGCGGCTGCTGCTCATCAACAACGCAG CCACTCTTGGGGATGTGTCCAAAAGCTTCGTGGACCTGGCTGACCCCGCTGAAGTGAACAACTACTGGGCTCTGAACTTGACCTCCACGCTCTGCCTGACCTCCAGCATcctgaaagccttcccccagagtcctGGCCTCAGCAGGACGGTGGTTAACATCTCATCCATCTGTGCACTGCAGCCCTTCAAGGGCTGGGCACTGTACTGTGCAGGGAAGGCCGCCCGTAACGTGATGTTCCAGGTCCTGGCGGCGGAGGAACCTACTGTGAGGGTGCTGAGCTATGCCCCAG GTCCCCTGGACACAGACATGCAACAGTTGGCCCGGGAGACCTCCGTGGACCCAGAGTTACGACAGAGTCTGCAGGCGCTGAAGAcaaaggggcagctggtagactGTGGAATGTCGGCCCAGAAACTGCTGAGCTTGCTGCAAAAGGACACATTTAAGTCCGGAGACCATATTGACTTCTATGATAAATAA